In Syntrophales bacterium, one DNA window encodes the following:
- a CDS encoding DUF3780 domain-containing protein, which translates to MSARRKRQFIGFGFDPGESAHHFVVQVSDGEKNPVIVEEHYEWNDGETDVPQKRPVIKVELEHYRWERIAETARNQFNKRIRAAGQRSVSWKVGKDNILAPHFGKELTLLAWAVEDIDESLIPNVIANWTGLEPEERWWLYTTVNATFTKADVGGDRGWRKAIKIAFSENPIPDMPRERFVEEPETIRLPQKAKMPTDKIIHGPFPKKKKRNIKSPSKQGGLFSEL; encoded by the coding sequence GTGAGCGCCCGCAGGAAACGCCAGTTCATCGGTTTCGGCTTTGACCCTGGGGAATCCGCGCACCACTTTGTAGTTCAGGTCTCTGATGGGGAAAAGAATCCTGTTATTGTTGAAGAACACTACGAGTGGAATGACGGGGAAACTGATGTTCCCCAGAAAAGACCAGTCATCAAGGTTGAGCTGGAACATTACCGCTGGGAACGCATCGCAGAGACGGCAAGAAATCAGTTTAACAAGCGAATCCGGGCTGCCGGTCAGCGATCCGTTTCGTGGAAAGTTGGAAAGGACAACATTCTGGCTCCCCACTTCGGGAAGGAACTGACCCTCCTCGCCTGGGCAGTGGAGGACATTGACGAAAGTCTCATTCCCAATGTGATTGCCAACTGGACAGGGCTGGAGCCGGAAGAGCGCTGGTGGCTATACACGACGGTGAACGCCACCTTTACAAAAGCGGATGTGGGTGGCGACCGGGGCTGGCGCAAAGCCATCAAGATTGCCTTTTCGGAGAACCCCATACCCGATATGCCCCGGGAACGGTTCGTCGAAGAACCGGAGACCATCCGCCTTCCCCAGAAGGCCAAGATGCCCACTGATAAAATCATACATGGGCCATTCCCAAAGAAAAAGAAGCGGAACATAAAAAGTCCCTCCAAGCAGGGCGGCCTTTTTAGCGAGCTGTAA